The DNA segment GGTCGAGTTGGCCATCACCGATCCCACCACCGTCGGTCCCGGCCCTCCTCACAGGCCCGGCCGAGTTCAGCCCCTTGACCGCGCAGTTACCACCAGTTCGACCCGAAGACGGCCGTTCTCGACTCGAAGGGCAGACAGCAGATCCTGGTCGTCGAACCGTCCGGCAGCGGGGCCCGGTACGGCCGTGAAGGCATCGACGCTGGGGGCATCGGGCACGGTGCGGTTCGACTTCAACGGCACCACGTTCGTCTGCAACACGCCGTGCGGGCTGACAATGACGGTCATGCGTCGCGCGTTCGAGGACCTGGTAGCCGAAGCCATGGCAGCCCCTGTCGAAGGCTGGGATTTCTCCTGGCTCAACGGCCGCGCGACCGAGGAACGCCCGTCGTGGGGCTACCAACGGCTGATGAGTCAACGCCTGGCAGCCGCGTCGGCGGCCCTGGACATCCATACCGGCGGCGGAGAGGTGCTGGCGGGGGTGGACAAGTTCCCGCCAACCATGGCGGCCACCGAGTCGTGGCCGCCCAATGCGGCATTGGCCACCCGGCGATTGCATCCACGTGGCGTGGTGGTCGTCGCGGCACCCGACGCTCCTCCCCTGCCGTTCGCCGATGAGGCGTTCGACCTGGTGGTCAGCCGCCATCCCATTGCCGTGTGGTGGGACGAGATTGCCCGACTATTGCGACCTGGAGGCACCTACCTGGCTCAGCACCCCGGACCCGCGACGGTATCCGAGCTCGTGGAGCACGTCATCGGGCCCCAGCCGCAGCTGTGGGCCCAGTTCGAGCTGTCCGCCCAAGGCGCGCAGGCGCGAGCCGCCGGGTTGCAGATCGTCGACATGCGCATGGAACGGCTCACCGCCGAGTTCTTCGACATCGGCGCGGTGGTCTACTTTCTGCGCAAGCTGATCTGGACGGTGCCCGATTTCACCGCCGAGCCCTACTACGGGCGGTTGCGTCACCTGCATGAACGCATCGAGGCCGAGGGGCGTTTCGTCACTCACCCCACCAGGGTTCTGGTCGAGGCGCGCAAGCCCGACCGGCGCAGCTAGCCCGTCATCACCCCTCCGCACGCAACACGTCCAAGGCGTGCCGCAGATCCGGCGGGTAAGGGCTGACGATCTCCACCCGCCGGCCGTCGGCGGGATGCGCGAACGCCAGCGAACGTGCATGCAGCCATTGATGTTCCAGACCAAGCCTGTTCGCTAGCTTCGGGTCGGCGCCATAGACCAAGTCCCCACAGCACGGGTGACGCAGTGCCGCGAAATGCACCCGGATCTGGTGTGTCCGACCAGTTTCCAGTTGAACGTCCAACAGGCTGGCGGCGACGAAGGCCTCCAGGGTGTCGTAGTGGGTGATGCTGTGTCGGCCCTTCCTGGTGACCGCGAACTTCCACTCATGCCCGGGGTGCCGGCCGATCGGCGCG comes from the Mycobacterium shinjukuense genome and includes:
- a CDS encoding class I SAM-dependent methyltransferase — protein: MRRAFEDLVAEAMAAPVEGWDFSWLNGRATEERPSWGYQRLMSQRLAAASAALDIHTGGGEVLAGVDKFPPTMAATESWPPNAALATRRLHPRGVVVVAAPDAPPLPFADEAFDLVVSRHPIAVWWDEIARLLRPGGTYLAQHPGPATVSELVEHVIGPQPQLWAQFELSAQGAQARAAGLQIVDMRMERLTAEFFDIGAVVYFLRKLIWTVPDFTAEPYYGRLRHLHERIEAEGRFVTHPTRVLVEARKPDRRS